The following coding sequences lie in one Lolium perenne isolate Kyuss_39 chromosome 2, Kyuss_2.0, whole genome shotgun sequence genomic window:
- the LOC139835407 gene encoding uncharacterized protein produces MFLKLLNCQEEESDAKKRKLDQIVNGSQEKNAPAENDQGQDGDQLANTRKSQTTVNQFYKKQEREEVCIQICRFFYTSAISFNAVKNPEFIKMVQMIGQYGKNLKPPSYHEIRVKYLKLEVQRTMNLVAEFKEEWKKTGCTIMSDAWTDRKRRSICNFLVNSPKGTVFLASVDTSDISKTADKVFAMLDDVVEIVGEDNVVQIVTDNAANYKAAGDLLMEKRKILFWTPCAAHCIDLILEDFEKKINMHATTIAKGRKICTYIYSRTLPLSWLREFTKGRELIRPAITRFAAAYLTLGCLHELKGALVNMFSSNKWRGSKFAATKEGKEIQQIVLDSRSFWPNVALCLKAALPLIRVLRLVDSDEKPAMPFIFDEMTHAKERIKHNFGNVKKRYKQIFEIIDERWNTQLHRPLHAAAYYLNPHCHYSANFKAAEVKRGLYTCLEKMVPDLDERVKIDIQLDAFKNGLGLVGMESAIMTRTKKAPADWWDSYGDDVPELQKFAIKILSLTCSSSGCERNFSAFEQVHSKKRNRLHQEKMNDLVFVMYNLKLLDRQARRVRRAKVTYDAEDVSSDDEWITEKEEPVLPPQKNWLRALDRIAHRESEKEQEADPEQEVENMVNNLTEACGDDLGLDQDLDGYDFEDYNPDDGDDNNN; encoded by the exons ATGTTCCTAAAGCTTTTAAATTGTCAAGAAGAAGAGAGTGATGCAAAGAAGAGGAAGTTGGACCAGATAGTCAACGGTTCTCAAGAAAAAAATGCTCCAGCAGAGAATGATCAAGGTCAAGATGGAGATCAGTTGGCTAACACGCGTAAATCCCAGACAACTGTGAATCAATTCTACAAAAAACAAGAGAGAGAGGAGGTTTGCATTCAGATTTGCCGTTTCTTCTATACCTCAGCTATTTCATTCAATGCCGTGAAGAATCCAGAATTCATAAAGATGGttcaaatgataggacaatatgggAAAAATCTAAAGCCTCCATCGTACCATGAAATAAGAGTAAAATATCTCAAGCTAGAAGTTCAGAGAACAATGAATCTAGTTGCTGAATTTAAAGAAGAGTGGAAAAAAACAGGTTGTACAATCATGTCGGATGCCTGGACCGATAGAAAGAGAAGGTCCATATGCAATTTTCTGGTGAATAGTCCAAAGGGTACTGTCTTTTTGGCCTCTGTTGATACTTCTGATATCtccaaaacagcagacaaagtttTTGCAATGCTAGATGATGTTGTTGAGATAGTAGGAGAGGATAATGTTGTGCAAATTGTGACGGACAACGCGGCTAACTACAAGGCAGCTGGTGATCTATTGATGGAAAAGAGAAAAATTTTATTCTGGACACCTTGTGCTGCACATTGCATTGATCTAATTCTTGAAGATTTTGAGAAAAAGATTAATATGcacgccacaacaattgcaaaggGACGGAAAATCTGCACGTATATTTATTCGAGAACATTGCCACTTAGTTGGTTGAGAGAGTTCACTAAAGGAAGAGAGTTAATTAGGCCTGCGATCACAAGATTTGCTGCTGCATATTTGACACTGGGTTGTCTACATGAGCTGAAAGGTGCATTAGTCAACATGTTTAGTTCAAACAAGTGGAGGGGTAGCAAATTTGCTGCTACAAAAGAAGGCAAGGAAATTCAGCAAATTGTATTGGATAGCCGTTCGTTTTGGCCTAATGTTGCACTATGTCTGAAAGCTGCATTGCCACTTATAAGAGTTCTTCGATTAGTTGATTCAGATGAGAAGCCTGCAATGCCTTTTATTTTTGATGAGATGACTCATGCAAAAGAACGGATAAAGCATAATTTTGGCAATGTGAAAAAG AGGTATAAGCAAATATTCGAGATTATTGATGAAAGATGGAATACACAGCTCCATAGGCCTTTGCATGCCGCTGCATACTACCTGAATCCGCATTGCCATTATAGTGCCAATTTTAAGGCTGCAGAAGTAAAACGTGGCCTTTACACATGCCTCGAGAAAATGGTTCCTGATTTAGATGAAAGAGTGAAGATAGACATACAACTTGATGCATTTAAAAATGGATTAGGACTTGTTGGGATGGAGTCAGCAATTATGACTAGAACAAAGAAAGCTCCAG CGGATTGGTGGGATTCATATGGAGACGATGTCCCCGAGTTGCAAAAATTTGCTATTAAAATTTTGAGCTTAACCTGTAGCTCTTCAGGTTGTGAGCGAAATTTTAGTGCCTTTGAGCAA GTACACTCTAAAAAAAGAAATCGCTTGCACCAAGAGAAGATGAATGATCTAGTCTTTGTCATGTATAATTTGAAGCTGTTAGATAGGCAAGCTAGAAGAGTAAGAAGAGCAAAGGTGACGTATGATGCAGAAGATGTATCTTCTGATGATGAATGGATAACTGAAAAAGAGGAACCTGTTCTTCCTCCACAGAAGAATTGGTTGCGTGCTCTAGACAGAATTGCCCATAGGGAATCAGAGAAAGAACAAGAGGCTGATCCCGAACAGGAAGTTGAGAATATGGTCAATAATTTAACTGAAGCAT GTGGAGATGATCTTGGATTGGACCAAGATCTTGATGGCTATGACTTCGAGGACTACAATCCTGATGATGGCGACGACAACAACAATTAA